A segment of the Superficieibacter sp. HKU1 genome:
CAGAAAGGGGAATTGCGATTATCCTCACTTACCAACAAAATGCGCGCGCTGCGCAGGACGTCGTGCATGAAATTGAGCAAAAAGGGGGCACGGCAGTAGCGCTGGCGCTGGATGTCGGCAGTATAGCCTCCTTTAGCCATTTTATTGCGGAGGTCCGTCAACAGCTTAACGATCGCTGGCAGCGTCACAATTTTGATTATTTAGTAAACAATGCCGGAATTGGCTTACACGTGCCTTTTGCTGACACGTCAGAAGCGCAATTTGACGCATTGATGAATATCCATTTTAAAGGGCCGTTCTTTTTGACACAGGGCCTGTTACCCTTACTGGCGGACGGCGGGCGTATTTTGAACGTCTCAACCGGTCTGGCACGATTTACGTTGCCGGGACACAGCGCCTATGCTGCAATGAAGGGCGCCATGGAAGTGCTGACGCGCTACCAGGCTAAAGAGCTGGGCGCGCGCCGGATCACGGTGAACAGCATTGCTCCCGGTGCCACGGAAACCGATTTCAGCGGCGGTGTGGTGCGTGATAATGCACAGCTTAATGAGTTCGTCTCTGCACAAACCGCGCTGGGACGTGCGGGCTTACCGGATGATATCGGCAATGCTATTGCGATGCTTTTAAGCGACGAACTGGGCTGGATGACAGCACAGCGGGTGGAAGTTTCTGGTGGGATGTTGTTGTAATAGAAATCAGCTTTTCTCCCGGGAAAAGCTGACATTATTTTAATCGATCTCAAAATAGAATATTTTTTCACTTTAAATGCTAAATATTACTTTGTAACAATCTCCCGGGAAATTGCCCTTCCTCTTCTGGCGCCGGGCCGTTAATATTACCGGGAATTAATATTAATAATATGATTTCTGTTTATTCGCATAAGAAAATCCTTAATAAAACTTTGATGTAAATCATTAATTTGTAATAATTATGCGATGGCAGTAATTATTGACGAACATTATCTTTTACTTCTCATCATCATCGGTAAAATGCCCCAGGCTAAGCAGCAAGTATTTATTTCAGCTTGCTGAGAATACCCTTCCACCATGCTTATGGGTCAATAGCTTTTCGATGGAGAAAGAGTAATGCAGGTAATCATGTTTGACAGGCAGTCAATATTTATACATGGAATGAAGATAAGCTTACAGGAGTTGATTCCGGAAATAGATATCCAGGGGCTCAGTCAGGCAGAGGATCTGTGGCGTTGTCTGGATGAGCGCCCCGAGGCTATTTTAATCCTGGATGGCGATATGGAGCGCGATCTTTGCCAGTCTATCCTTCAGGAGAAAAATACTCGTTTTCCCCAATGCCGGGTACTACTGGTGGTGTCTGATTGTACAAAAGAATGGTTACAGGACGCATTGCGTTATAACGTCCTGGCCGTCGTACAGCGTGATTCAGAGCCGGATAAGTTCTCGGTAGCCATTAATAGTGTGGCAATGGGGCTGATGTGCCTGCCGGGTGACTGGCTGG
Coding sequences within it:
- a CDS encoding SDR family oxidoreductase; this translates as MNQRIALVTGGSRGLGKNAALKLAERGIAIILTYQQNARAAQDVVHEIEQKGGTAVALALDVGSIASFSHFIAEVRQQLNDRWQRHNFDYLVNNAGIGLHVPFADTSEAQFDALMNIHFKGPFFLTQGLLPLLADGGRILNVSTGLARFTLPGHSAYAAMKGAMEVLTRYQAKELGARRITVNSIAPGATETDFSGGVVRDNAQLNEFVSAQTALGRAGLPDDIGNAIAMLLSDELGWMTAQRVEVSGGMLL
- a CDS encoding response regulator transcription factor, which encodes MQVIMFDRQSIFIHGMKISLQELIPEIDIQGLSQAEDLWRCLDERPEAILILDGDMERDLCQSILQEKNTRFPQCRVLLVVSDCTKEWLQDALRYNVLAVVQRDSEPDKFSVAINSVAMGLMCLPGDWLVKHEESDNDQELQHLSSRQREILRLLAAGDSNKQISRTLNISAGTVKAHLESIYRRLDVKNRTQAAMMFNETSCH